From the genome of Nitrospiria bacterium, one region includes:
- a CDS encoding VIT1/CCC1 transporter family protein, translated as MDKTTRNLWVAFLEEAKANRVYTAFGLRAMEENHPEVAQLFLEVAGAETAHAISHLKVVGQIKSTLENLRFVVESEQFETGRVYPRMIQEALDEGRKDAAETFRLAMNREHYHLGLFTEALKEFERKSGVPARTAASPSSGVKTEGSAAARPEIRSAAGRNPSVPEVKEEKGRIATLERIREVVFGMQDGLVSTVAVAASVMAATAHRPIVFIAGLTTAMAGTIAMGTGSYLASKAEKDLHSAEIEKEARELATNPDEEMAELIELYLQEGLTLEESERLADRVASDRKLWLKTLTEKELGLTPEDLASPTKDAFTMGISFMLGAIVPLIPYIFLGTMAVIGASIAVTVATLFVVGLAKARVTGKHPLRAGLEVMIIGTASGLLGYFIGTVLPQMFGMTMTP; from the coding sequence ATGGATAAGACGACGCGGAATCTGTGGGTGGCGTTCCTGGAAGAAGCCAAGGCCAACCGCGTCTACACGGCCTTCGGCCTCAGGGCCATGGAGGAAAACCATCCGGAGGTCGCCCAGCTTTTCCTCGAGGTGGCCGGGGCCGAAACGGCCCACGCGATCAGCCATCTCAAGGTCGTGGGGCAGATCAAGTCCACGCTTGAAAATCTCCGTTTCGTGGTCGAGTCGGAGCAGTTTGAAACCGGACGGGTGTATCCCAGGATGATCCAGGAGGCCCTCGACGAGGGCCGGAAGGACGCGGCCGAGACCTTTCGTCTGGCGATGAACCGGGAGCATTACCACCTCGGACTCTTCACCGAGGCGCTCAAAGAGTTCGAACGGAAATCGGGCGTGCCGGCCCGCACGGCGGCCTCTCCATCCTCCGGGGTAAAGACGGAGGGTTCCGCCGCCGCGCGGCCGGAGATCCGATCGGCCGCCGGCCGAAATCCGTCGGTTCCGGAGGTCAAAGAGGAAAAGGGGCGGATCGCGACGCTCGAGCGCATCCGCGAGGTGGTGTTCGGGATGCAGGACGGTCTGGTCTCGACGGTGGCGGTCGCCGCCTCCGTCATGGCCGCCACCGCCCATCGCCCGATCGTTTTCATCGCCGGCCTGACCACCGCGATGGCCGGAACGATCGCGATGGGCACCGGGAGTTATCTCGCCTCCAAGGCCGAAAAAGACCTCCACTCGGCCGAGATCGAGAAGGAGGCCCGGGAGCTGGCGACGAACCCCGATGAAGAAATGGCCGAGCTGATCGAGCTGTATCTTCAGGAGGGATTGACCCTGGAGGAGTCGGAGCGGCTGGCCGATCGCGTCGCCTCGGACCGGAAGTTGTGGCTGAAGACGCTGACCGAAAAGGAGCTCGGTCTCACCCCGGAGGATCTGGCCAGCCCGACCAAGGACGCGTTCACCATGGGGATCTCGTTCATGCTGGGCGCGATCGTTCCCCTGATTCCCTATATTTTCCTCGGAACGATGGCCGTGATCGGGGCCTCGATCGCGGTCACGGTCGCGACGCTGTTCGTGGTGGGACTGGCCAAGGCCCGCGTGACGGGGAAACATCCCCTTCGGGCCGGGTTGGAGGTCATGATCATCGGAACCGCTTCAGGGCTGCTGGGATACTTTATCGGGACCGTGCTCCCTCAGATGTTTGGAATGACCATGACGCCGTAG
- the ffh gene encoding signal recognition particle protein gives MAEVFVVLDRLSSKLESIFKKLRGRGVLSESDIDAALKEVRLALLEADVHFKVVKDFLAAVRQKAVGQEVRESLTPGQQVVKIVWEELRRLMGEDLSGGKPLHLSPNPPTVLMLVGLQGSGKTTTAAKLAHRFKQEGRRVLFAAADPRRPAAVDQLVTLGRQIGVETQTLPADDAVGVCREAVARARERHDDLVILDTAGRLHVDEPLMAELKRIKTEVNPNEVLLVADAMTGQDAVQMAERFHREIGLTGIVLTKLDGDARGGAVLSVRAVTGVPVKFIGVGEKTDALEPFHPDRMASRILGMGDVLSLIERAEEVFSKEQAEATARKWQTSGFSFEDFRDQLRKVKKMGSMESLIGMLPGAGRLLPNASAGGLPEKELTRVEAIINSMTAQERARPDLIDGSRRKRIARGSGTTVQEVNRLLKQFLQIRKLMKTLSRSPGRSGLANLLRNF, from the coding sequence GTGGCGGAGGTTTTTGTCGTGTTGGACCGGCTTTCCTCAAAGCTGGAAAGCATCTTTAAGAAACTAAGAGGCCGGGGTGTCTTAAGTGAAAGCGATATTGATGCCGCACTGAAGGAAGTCCGACTCGCCCTTCTTGAAGCCGATGTCCATTTCAAAGTCGTCAAGGATTTTCTGGCCGCCGTCCGGCAGAAGGCGGTCGGTCAGGAGGTTCGCGAAAGCCTGACGCCCGGTCAGCAGGTCGTCAAGATCGTCTGGGAAGAGCTGCGCCGTTTGATGGGCGAGGATCTTTCCGGAGGCAAGCCGCTGCATCTTTCGCCCAACCCTCCGACCGTCCTGATGCTGGTCGGCCTTCAAGGATCGGGCAAGACGACCACGGCGGCCAAGCTGGCGCATCGGTTTAAGCAGGAGGGGCGGCGGGTTCTTTTTGCGGCGGCCGATCCGCGGCGGCCGGCGGCCGTGGATCAGCTGGTGACCTTGGGCCGTCAGATCGGGGTGGAGACCCAGACCCTTCCGGCCGACGACGCCGTCGGCGTCTGCCGCGAGGCGGTCGCGCGGGCCCGGGAGCGGCACGATGATCTGGTGATCCTGGACACCGCCGGTCGGCTCCATGTGGACGAGCCCCTGATGGCCGAGTTGAAGCGCATCAAGACCGAGGTGAATCCGAACGAGGTTCTCCTCGTGGCCGATGCGATGACCGGCCAGGACGCGGTCCAGATGGCGGAACGGTTTCACCGGGAGATCGGACTGACGGGGATCGTCCTGACCAAGCTGGACGGCGACGCCCGGGGCGGGGCGGTTCTCTCCGTACGGGCCGTGACCGGCGTCCCGGTCAAGTTTATCGGGGTGGGGGAAAAAACCGACGCGTTGGAGCCGTTTCACCCGGACCGGATGGCCTCCCGGATCCTGGGGATGGGGGACGTCCTCTCGCTGATCGAGCGCGCCGAGGAGGTTTTCTCGAAGGAGCAGGCCGAGGCGACCGCCCGGAAATGGCAGACGTCGGGTTTTTCGTTCGAGGATTTTCGGGACCAGCTCCGAAAAGTGAAAAAGATGGGCTCCATGGAGAGCCTGATCGGAATGCTGCCGGGGGCGGGACGGCTCCTGCCAAATGCCTCGGCGGGGGGGCTCCCGGAGAAGGAATTGACGCGGGTGGAAGCGATCATCAATTCCATGACGGCGCAGGAACGCGCCCGTCCCGATCTGATCGACGGCAGTCGACGCAAACGGATCGCGCGGGGAAGCGGGACCACGGTTCAGGAGGTCAACCGCCTCCTCAAACAGTTTCTTCAGATTCGGAAATTGATGAAGACGCTGTCCCGTTCGCCGGGCCGATCGGGGCTGGCGAATCTTCTACGGAATTTTTAA
- the rpsP gene encoding 30S ribosomal protein S16: MATIIRLTRKGKHKRPFYRIVVADSRMPRDGRCLEIIGNYDPLAKTAAVQVKQERAVEWLKKGAQVSDTVKRLFKKAGLYQQIKTAK, encoded by the coding sequence GTGGCAACCATCATTCGTTTGACCCGCAAGGGAAAGCATAAGCGTCCGTTCTACCGGATCGTCGTGGCCGATTCCCGCATGCCGCGGGACGGTCGGTGCCTTGAGATCATCGGCAACTACGATCCCCTGGCCAAGACGGCCGCCGTCCAGGTGAAACAGGAGCGGGCCGTGGAATGGCTCAAGAAGGGGGCGCAGGTATCCGATACGGTGAAACGGCTGTTTAAGAAGGCCGGATTGTATCAACAGATCAAGACGGCGAAATAA
- a CDS encoding KH domain-containing protein — MKELIEYIAKSLVDKPESVSVRETEGEKTTIIELRVAQDDLGKVIGKQGRTARSMRTILNAAGTKLGKRCVLEILE, encoded by the coding sequence ATGAAAGAGCTGATCGAGTATATCGCGAAGTCTTTGGTGGACAAGCCGGAGTCGGTGTCGGTGAGAGAGACCGAAGGTGAAAAGACGACCATCATCGAGCTTCGGGTGGCGCAGGACGACCTGGGCAAGGTGATCGGAAAACAGGGGCGGACCGCGCGGTCGATGCGGACGATCTTGAATGCCGCGGGGACCAAATTGGGCAAACGGTGCGTTCTTGAGATCCTCGAGTGA
- the rimM gene encoding ribosome maturation factor RimM (Essential for efficient processing of 16S rRNA) gives MRSSSEERASLDDWVVIGEITKPFGLKGGLKIRPLTEDPGRFRRLAGAVLEAVDGTRQTCTIDEVRTDRDSVVLFCREIETVEQVERFVGGTVRIPGSEAIRLPQGSYFQHDLVGLQVYLEDGRYLGVIREIWPTGGNDVLVVRDGERERLIPAIKSIVIAVDLTEKRMVLRWMEGLLDL, from the coding sequence TTGAGATCCTCGAGTGAGGAGAGGGCGTCGCTTGACGACTGGGTTGTGATCGGGGAGATCACAAAACCCTTCGGTCTGAAGGGCGGATTGAAGATCCGGCCTCTGACGGAGGATCCGGGTCGCTTCCGACGGCTCGCGGGGGCCGTGCTGGAGGCCGTCGACGGAACCCGGCAGACCTGCACGATTGACGAGGTTCGCACCGACCGGGATTCGGTGGTCCTGTTCTGCCGCGAGATCGAAACGGTGGAACAGGTCGAGCGCTTTGTGGGAGGGACGGTGCGGATTCCGGGTTCCGAAGCGATACGGCTCCCCCAGGGTTCCTACTTCCAGCATGACCTGGTGGGCCTTCAGGTTTACCTGGAGGACGGCCGGTATCTCGGCGTGATCCGGGAGATCTGGCCGACCGGCGGCAACGATGTGTTGGTGGTACGGGACGGGGAACGGGAGCGGCTGATTCCGGCGATCAAGTCGATCGTGATCGCGGTCGACCTGACGGAAAAACGGATGGTCCTTCGCTGGATGGAAGGATTGCTTGATTTATGA
- the trmD gene encoding tRNA (guanosine(37)-N1)-methyltransferase TrmD, whose protein sequence is MMKCDIITLFPDLVRPVLEHGMLRRAVEKGLLDVGVHNLRDFTRDKHRTADDHPYGGGAGMVLKPEPIFRAVDAIRSQGEALRLILTSPQGRRFGQSLAVEFGREERRLVFICGRYEGVDERVREGLELEEISIGDYVLTGGELPALVMMDAAVRWVPGVLGDPESAQEDSFAGALLDYPHYTRPALFRGLNIPEVLISGNHAAIRGWRRRQALLNTFQKRPELLDEIDLTEEDRKTLEELKRETGREGVR, encoded by the coding sequence ATGATGAAATGTGATATCATCACCCTTTTCCCGGATCTGGTTCGCCCGGTCCTGGAGCACGGCATGCTGCGGCGGGCCGTGGAAAAGGGGCTGCTCGACGTTGGGGTTCACAACCTCCGCGACTTCACGCGGGATAAACACCGCACGGCGGATGATCATCCGTATGGCGGAGGGGCGGGGATGGTTTTGAAGCCGGAGCCCATATTCCGTGCGGTGGACGCGATTCGGTCTCAGGGGGAAGCGTTGCGGCTGATCCTCACCTCGCCGCAAGGAAGGCGGTTCGGACAGTCGCTGGCAGTCGAGTTCGGCCGGGAGGAGCGGCGGCTCGTGTTCATCTGCGGCCGTTATGAAGGCGTGGATGAGCGGGTGCGCGAGGGCCTGGAGCTGGAAGAAATTTCGATCGGAGATTACGTCCTGACGGGCGGCGAGTTGCCGGCCCTGGTCATGATGGACGCGGCGGTGCGGTGGGTCCCCGGCGTTCTGGGCGATCCGGAATCGGCGCAGGAAGACTCCTTCGCCGGCGCCTTGCTGGACTATCCGCATTATACGCGCCCCGCGCTGTTTCGCGGCCTGAATATTCCGGAGGTATTAATCTCCGGGAATCACGCGGCCATCCGGGGTTGGCGTCGAAGACAGGCCCTTTTGAATACGTTTCAAAAACGGCCGGAGCTGCTCGATGAGATCGATCTGACGGAGGAGGATCGTAAGACCTTGGAGGAGTTGAAGAGGGAAACAGGCAGGGAGGGCGTTCGCTGA
- the rplS gene encoding 50S ribosomal protein L19, with amino-acid sequence MNRLDRIEQGLKKTQIPAFKVGDTVRVSAKVMEGEKERTQVFEGVVIARKGGGHREMVTVRKLSFGVGVEKVFPLHSPTLEKIEVVREGRVRRAKLYYLRTKQGKEAKIAEREYAVDLIEKSLAAEPEPETVKAEKS; translated from the coding sequence ATGAATCGGTTGGATCGGATCGAACAGGGTTTAAAAAAGACTCAGATACCGGCGTTTAAAGTGGGAGATACCGTTCGGGTCTCCGCCAAGGTGATGGAAGGGGAGAAGGAGCGGACCCAGGTGTTCGAAGGCGTCGTGATCGCCCGAAAGGGCGGGGGCCATCGTGAGATGGTGACGGTGCGCAAGCTCTCCTTCGGCGTGGGCGTGGAAAAGGTGTTTCCGCTGCATTCACCGACGCTCGAGAAAATCGAGGTGGTCAGGGAAGGGCGCGTCCGGAGGGCCAAGCTGTATTATCTGCGGACGAAGCAAGGCAAGGAGGCCAAGATCGCGGAGCGGGAATACGCCGTGGACTTGATCGAAAAGAGTCTGGCCGCGGAGCCGGAGCCTGAAACGGTCAAAGCGGAAAAAAGCTGA
- a CDS encoding ribonuclease HII: MRDPRRRDRAGPLEPESAEGPEADRTRFERIAYAEGFRRIAGLDEAGRGPLAGPVVAAAVILPRDALFPGLRDSKKLTVRQRERFFDAIRGRALAVGVGVVGPDVIDRINILQATFRAMVRALEGLALAPDYLLVDALTVPDLQIPQKALIRGDDRSQSIAAASVIAKVTRDRLMLEHDREFPQYRFRSHKGYGTAEHLEALTRFGPCPIHRKSFRGVRTDDGRGPLPPS; encoded by the coding sequence GTGCGGGATCCGAGGCGGCGGGATAGGGCCGGTCCCCTGGAGCCCGAATCGGCGGAGGGCCCCGAAGCGGATCGAACCCGTTTTGAACGCATCGCCTACGCAGAGGGATTTCGTCGGATCGCCGGGTTGGACGAGGCGGGACGCGGTCCCTTGGCCGGTCCGGTGGTCGCCGCCGCGGTCATTCTTCCCCGCGACGCCCTTTTTCCGGGGCTGCGCGACTCAAAGAAGCTGACCGTCCGCCAGCGGGAACGATTTTTCGATGCGATCCGAGGACGCGCCTTGGCGGTCGGCGTCGGGGTGGTCGGCCCGGACGTGATCGACCGGATCAACATCCTCCAGGCGACGTTTCGAGCCATGGTCCGGGCCCTGGAGGGGCTGGCGCTCGCTCCCGATTATCTGTTGGTCGATGCCCTGACCGTACCCGATCTTCAGATCCCGCAGAAGGCCTTGATCCGGGGGGATGATCGGAGTCAAAGCATCGCGGCGGCTTCGGTGATCGCCAAGGTGACGAGGGATCGTTTGATGCTGGAGCACGATCGCGAGTTTCCGCAGTACCGCTTCCGCTCTCATAAGGGGTACGGGACGGCGGAGCATCTGGAGGCCCTGACGCGCTTCGGGCCCTGTCCGATCCATCGAAAAAGCTTTCGAGGCGTCCGGACCGATGATGGCCGGGGCCCGCTGCCGCCATCATGA
- a CDS encoding YraN family protein yields the protein MSLESRSFGEQSETEAVRFLERRGYRVVGRNIRIGRGEIDLIAYDRDVLVFIEVKARRNTRYGGASFAVDSRKQRQLSVLAAGYMARRRIKDCPCRFDLVLIQGFANRALEIELIQNAFEAGGDFRSR from the coding sequence ATGAGCCTTGAGAGCCGTTCGTTCGGAGAGCAGTCGGAAACGGAGGCGGTCCGCTTTCTTGAACGGCGCGGATATCGGGTCGTGGGCCGGAACATACGGATCGGGCGGGGGGAGATCGATCTGATCGCCTACGACCGGGACGTCCTGGTTTTCATCGAGGTCAAGGCCCGGCGCAATACCCGCTACGGGGGGGCGTCGTTCGCGGTGGACTCGCGAAAACAACGACAGCTGAGTGTTCTGGCGGCGGGCTATATGGCGAGGCGGCGGATTAAGGATTGTCCGTGTCGTTTTGATCTGGTCCTGATTCAGGGGTTCGCGAATCGCGCGTTGGAAATCGAATTGATTCAGAATGCCTTTGAGGCCGGAGGGGATTTCCGCTCAAGATGA
- the ftsE gene encoding cell division ATP-binding protein FtsE translates to MIQLFHVYKSYGRHRMALEDITLQIEKGEFVWLTGPSGAGKSTLLKLLFGLEQPDAGQIVIQNRNVARLKESGLPHLRRSIGFIFQDFKLLQKKTVFDNVAVALQIAGVSPPEIRRRVAEVLGSVGLDHKKDLLPSMLSAGEQQRVCVARSIVSRPMVLLADEPTGNLDADLTTEIFELLKTINTRGTTMLVATHNRDIVSRVPRRVIVLKEGRIAAGGG, encoded by the coding sequence ATGATCCAGCTCTTTCACGTTTATAAATCCTACGGCCGTCACCGCATGGCCTTGGAGGATATCACCCTTCAAATCGAGAAGGGCGAATTCGTGTGGCTCACCGGCCCCAGCGGAGCCGGAAAATCGACCCTTCTGAAGCTTCTGTTCGGTTTGGAGCAGCCGGATGCGGGTCAGATTGTGATCCAAAACAGAAACGTGGCCCGGCTGAAGGAATCCGGTCTGCCGCACCTAAGAAGAAGCATCGGGTTTATCTTTCAGGATTTTAAACTTCTCCAGAAAAAAACGGTCTTTGACAACGTCGCCGTGGCCCTGCAAATCGCCGGGGTGTCCCCGCCCGAAATTCGGAGACGGGTCGCCGAGGTGCTCGGATCGGTCGGGCTGGATCATAAAAAAGACCTGCTTCCGTCCATGCTTTCCGCAGGGGAACAGCAGCGGGTGTGCGTGGCGCGATCGATCGTGAGCCGTCCGATGGTCCTGCTGGCGGACGAACCGACCGGAAACCTCGACGCCGATCTGACCACGGAGATCTTCGAACTGTTGAAAACGATCAACACGAGAGGGACGACCATGCTGGTGGCGACCCACAACCGGGACATCGTGTCGCGCGTCCCGCGCCGGGTGATCGTTCTCAAAGAGGGAAGGATTGCGGCGGGGGGCGGTTGA
- a CDS encoding permease-like cell division protein FtsX — protein MRQLRYFLKETLLNLRGNKSTTLISMATIAFTMMLFGVFLLVYFNLDALVGSLQQEIKVILYLRDGLPDKERAELEGKVREEPGVSSVVYVSKAAALENFRRSLEGQDILLKGLGDNPLPASLELTLEKAYQTSEAVQRLAQQFKGLNGVEDIQYGREWVDNVNAVLEAVRVGSAVIGLILGLAAVVIIAGTIGLTVWSRLEDIEVLQLIGATRAYIQMPFLMEGALMGLIGGVLAVGLLRGIFELAKNRLAEVGGFLGGPMNLMFLPVDWLLLFLAVGVGLGCTGSLVSIRRLL, from the coding sequence ATGCGACAGCTCCGGTATTTTCTGAAAGAGACGCTGCTCAATCTTCGGGGCAACAAGTCGACCACGTTGATCTCGATGGCCACCATCGCCTTTACGATGATGCTCTTCGGGGTCTTTCTCCTGGTGTATTTTAACCTCGACGCCCTGGTCGGATCGCTTCAGCAGGAAATCAAGGTGATCCTTTACCTCCGGGACGGGCTCCCGGATAAGGAAAGGGCCGAGCTGGAGGGAAAAGTTCGGGAGGAGCCCGGGGTCTCAAGTGTCGTCTACGTTTCAAAGGCGGCGGCCCTGGAGAACTTCCGCCGGTCGTTGGAGGGCCAGGATATTCTCCTCAAGGGGCTGGGGGACAATCCCTTGCCGGCTTCCCTTGAATTGACCTTGGAAAAAGCGTATCAGACTTCGGAGGCCGTTCAACGGCTGGCGCAACAGTTCAAAGGACTGAACGGCGTCGAGGATATCCAGTACGGTCGCGAATGGGTCGATAACGTCAACGCCGTTCTGGAAGCCGTGAGAGTGGGGAGCGCGGTGATCGGGCTCATCCTCGGACTGGCGGCGGTGGTGATCATTGCCGGCACCATCGGGTTGACGGTCTGGTCGCGCCTGGAGGACATCGAAGTGCTCCAGCTGATCGGCGCCACCCGCGCGTATATCCAAATGCCCTTTCTGATGGAGGGCGCGTTGATGGGACTGATCGGCGGCGTTCTCGCCGTCGGGTTGTTGCGCGGGATCTTTGAACTGGCCAAGAACCGATTGGCCGAGGTCGGGGGTTTTCTCGGCGGCCCGATGAATTTGATGTTTTTGCCGGTGGACTGGTTGCTCCTGTTCTTGGCGGTCGGCGTTGGACTGGGTTGCACGGGGAGTCTTGTCTCGATACGAAGACTCTTATAG
- a CDS encoding peptidoglycan DD-metalloendopeptidase family protein has translation MKRVLIPTLCVLAVLAPVLFLTGVDGSAESPSDSVSKKVTQEKQELDRLRQKIDQQRRKSRDAAKRENSILANLEEVDYQRTLKKKELRVVNLQLIERDQEIEQLDGDLSALRREIESKQGRVRERLRVLYQEGRFNTLKVLFTSSDHYDFLRRYYYLTWISNKESDLLRSYQSAVERLEPKEAAERKARADLLEYKNEITQKLSEIHTEKRKKDLLLASIRDEKTTYERTLRELEDSAARLKGLIQELEKQRRARREPSPGEGFAFQRGHLDWPTLGRVVTLFGRQKHPRFDTYVFRKGIEIQSSQGSPIRSVYGGSVVFADWFRGYGLLVIIDHGKNYFTLYAHAAKLLVSPGDTVSQRQVIGEIGDTGLTSDNNLYFEIRHGADPVDPLTWLKRR, from the coding sequence GTGAAACGGGTCTTGATTCCGACGCTGTGCGTTCTGGCGGTCCTCGCCCCGGTTCTTTTCCTGACGGGCGTCGACGGGTCGGCCGAGTCGCCGTCCGATTCGGTCTCGAAAAAAGTGACCCAGGAAAAGCAGGAGCTGGATCGCCTGAGACAAAAGATCGACCAGCAGCGCCGTAAGAGCCGCGACGCGGCCAAACGGGAGAATTCGATCCTCGCGAATCTGGAAGAGGTGGATTACCAGCGGACCCTCAAGAAGAAAGAGCTCCGGGTGGTGAACCTGCAATTGATCGAGCGGGATCAGGAGATCGAACAGCTGGACGGCGACCTGAGCGCCCTGAGGCGCGAGATCGAGTCCAAACAAGGGCGGGTTCGGGAGAGGCTCCGGGTGTTGTATCAGGAAGGGCGATTTAACACGTTGAAGGTCCTGTTTACGTCGAGCGACCATTATGATTTTCTGAGGCGGTATTATTACCTGACTTGGATCTCAAACAAGGAAAGCGACCTGCTCCGGAGTTATCAGTCGGCGGTGGAGCGCTTGGAGCCCAAGGAGGCCGCCGAGCGCAAAGCCCGGGCCGACCTTCTGGAGTATAAGAACGAAATCACACAGAAACTGTCCGAGATCCACACTGAAAAGAGGAAGAAGGACCTGCTGCTGGCCAGCATTCGCGACGAGAAAACGACCTATGAGCGGACCCTCCGCGAACTGGAGGACTCGGCCGCAAGGCTCAAGGGCCTCATTCAAGAGCTGGAAAAACAGCGCCGGGCCCGTCGGGAGCCGTCCCCCGGCGAAGGGTTTGCGTTTCAACGCGGACACCTGGATTGGCCGACCCTGGGGCGGGTGGTCACCCTCTTTGGCCGCCAGAAGCATCCTCGGTTCGATACCTATGTATTTCGTAAAGGGATTGAAATCCAGTCCAGCCAGGGCAGTCCCATTCGTTCGGTCTACGGCGGCTCGGTGGTCTTCGCCGATTGGTTCCGAGGCTACGGGCTCTTGGTGATCATCGATCACGGGAAAAATTATTTCACGCTCTACGCCCACGCGGCCAAATTGTTGGTCTCGCCGGGCGATACGGTCTCGCAACGCCAGGTCATCGGTGAGATCGGGGATACCGGCCTGACGAGCGACAACAATCTCTATTTTGAAATTCGCCACGGGGCGGATCCGGTCGATCCCCTGACATGGCTGAAACGGCGATGA
- a CDS encoding S41 family peptidase, translated as MHKQQKTLMGIVIILLITVFTTGMMVGKGLRNALSAEAEVYEELKIFAEVLSLIQKNYVEETHSKDLVYGAIRGMLNTLDPHSAFMSPDMYKEMQVDTKGEFGGLGIQIGIKENHLTVIAPIEGTPADRAGIKSGDFIVKVDEESTKEMTLMEAVEKMRGPKGTKVKLTIEREGTDEPLVFDLVRETIKIDSVKSKMLDDRIGYFRVSQFQEMTAKDLAAALKKLKDQKMKSIILDLRNNPGGLLTAAVETTELFIPPGKVVVSIKGRDPNKQKDEYQSSDKNPYDTYPMIVLVNEGSASASEIVAGALQDWGRGIILGTTTFGKGSVQTILQLSDGSGLRLTTAKYYTPKGRSIQNIGITPDIVVKPLPVKGSSQAPPALREKDLERHLKNENAEPRPDKEIKQEPAPPSGEAAPETEDIQLQKAIDLLKTWEIFKEIKPVQASS; from the coding sequence ATGCACAAGCAACAAAAGACCTTGATGGGCATCGTCATTATCCTGTTAATCACCGTCTTCACGACCGGGATGATGGTCGGGAAGGGACTTCGGAACGCGCTATCGGCGGAAGCGGAGGTCTACGAGGAGCTTAAAATATTCGCCGAGGTTCTGTCCCTGATCCAGAAAAATTACGTGGAGGAAACCCACAGCAAGGATTTGGTGTACGGTGCCATCCGGGGGATGCTCAACACCTTGGATCCGCATTCGGCTTTCATGTCTCCGGATATGTATAAGGAAATGCAGGTGGACACCAAAGGGGAATTCGGGGGGCTGGGGATCCAAATCGGCATCAAGGAAAACCATTTGACGGTCATCGCCCCGATCGAGGGAACCCCGGCCGACCGGGCCGGGATCAAGTCCGGGGATTTCATCGTCAAGGTCGACGAGGAATCCACGAAAGAAATGACCCTGATGGAGGCCGTGGAAAAGATGCGCGGGCCGAAGGGCACCAAGGTCAAGCTGACCATCGAACGGGAGGGGACCGATGAGCCGCTGGTGTTTGATCTGGTCCGGGAGACGATCAAGATCGACAGCGTCAAAAGCAAGATGCTGGACGACCGCATCGGGTATTTTCGGGTGAGCCAATTTCAGGAAATGACCGCCAAGGATCTGGCGGCCGCGTTGAAGAAGTTAAAGGATCAGAAAATGAAGTCCATTATTCTGGACCTCCGGAATAATCCCGGGGGGCTGCTCACCGCGGCGGTCGAAACGACCGAATTGTTCATCCCGCCGGGCAAGGTGGTGGTGTCCATCAAAGGCCGCGATCCCAATAAACAAAAGGACGAGTATCAGTCCAGCGACAAAAATCCCTACGACACCTATCCCATGATCGTGCTGGTGAACGAAGGAAGCGCCAGCGCTTCCGAGATTGTGGCGGGGGCCTTGCAGGATTGGGGTCGTGGAATCATCCTTGGAACGACGACGTTCGGAAAAGGATCCGTCCAAACCATATTACAGCTGTCCGACGGTTCCGGTCTGCGGCTGACCACGGCCAAATATTACACGCCGAAGGGGCGTTCGATACAGAATATCGGGATCACACCGGATATCGTTGTCAAACCTTTGCCGGTCAAGGGCTCTTCACAAGCCCCTCCCGCGTTACGTGAAAAGGACCTGGAAAGGCATCTGAAAAACGAGAATGCGGAACCGCGTCCCGACAAGGAAATAAAACAAGAACCGGCGCCGCCGTCCGGCGAGGCGGCCCCCGAGACGGAGGATATTCAACTTCAAAAGGCCATCGACCTTCTGAAGACCTGGGAGATTTTCAAGGAGATAAAGCCGGTGCAGGCCTCGAGTTGA
- a CDS encoding co-chaperone GroES, whose product MKFKPLKDRVFVSYSEEMEKTPGGIYIPEAAKEKPQKGKIEAVGAEVKSLKVGDVVLFDKYSGSKINMDGTDYLIVKEEDILGIFEK is encoded by the coding sequence ATGAAATTCAAGCCGCTCAAGGACCGTGTGTTCGTGAGCTACTCGGAAGAGATGGAAAAAACTCCGGGAGGGATCTATATCCCCGAAGCCGCGAAGGAAAAACCGCAGAAGGGCAAAATCGAAGCGGTGGGCGCCGAGGTCAAGAGTTTGAAGGTCGGGGATGTCGTCTTATTCGACAAGTATTCCGGAAGCAAAATCAACATGGACGGAACGGATTACCTCATCGTCAAGGAAGAAGACATCCTCGGTATCTTTGAAAAATAA